Proteins encoded together in one Halalkaliarchaeum sp. AArc-CO window:
- a CDS encoding type IV pilin N-terminal domain-containing protein — protein sequence MTTVDANTGGTNRATGSADRAQSETIGSVLILALVVILVSTVGLAGLAAIGTFAPAEPAASVGVDGVVDGEELTLVVVHEGGDALSPDEVVLLVGEGEDRQRLEFADATGDDATFRPGDRRELTAAPFDPPVRVLVLHAPSGATLGDGTITGSSPS from the coding sequence TTGACGACAGTCGACGCGAACACCGGAGGAACGAACCGAGCTACCGGGTCGGCCGACAGGGCCCAGTCCGAGACGATCGGGAGCGTCCTCATTCTCGCGCTCGTCGTGATCCTCGTCTCGACGGTCGGGCTTGCGGGCCTTGCGGCGATCGGCACGTTCGCCCCCGCCGAACCAGCAGCGAGCGTCGGCGTCGACGGCGTCGTCGACGGCGAGGAACTGACCCTCGTCGTGGTACACGAGGGGGGCGACGCGCTGTCTCCCGACGAGGTCGTGCTGCTCGTCGGCGAGGGCGAGGACCGACAGCGCCTCGAGTTCGCGGACGCCACCGGCGACGACGCCACGTTCCGACCGGGCGACCGGCGGGAACTAACCGCTGCCCCGTTCGATCCACCGGTCCGGGTGCTGGTCCTTCACGCTCCGAGCGGCGCAACGCTCGGCGACGGAACCATCACGGGTTCGAGCCCCTCGTGA
- a CDS encoding protein sorting system archaetidylserine decarboxylase — protein sequence MPFGQLPRVALAPGAWRYAAPLFAVGFLLPVAPLLAVAGLAGGVAVLWFHRDPSRTPPESGFVAPADGRVSVLRTEGDRVRVGVFLNVTDVHVCRAPADGVVETVDHRGGAHRPAFSKDSDRNERVDVDCGRYEASLIAGAFARRIHPYVEPGEPLRRGERVGHVSFGSRADVLLPPDVDREDIRVRTGDRVRAGETVIAPEPASVPL from the coding sequence ATGCCGTTCGGACAGCTTCCCCGCGTGGCTCTCGCGCCCGGCGCGTGGCGATACGCCGCCCCGCTTTTTGCGGTGGGCTTTCTGCTCCCGGTCGCGCCGTTGCTCGCAGTTGCGGGACTCGCGGGGGGCGTCGCTGTACTGTGGTTCCACCGCGATCCATCCCGGACACCGCCGGAGAGCGGGTTCGTGGCGCCGGCAGACGGACGTGTGTCGGTGCTCCGGACCGAGGGCGACCGGGTTCGGGTGGGGGTGTTCCTCAACGTCACCGACGTCCACGTCTGCCGGGCGCCAGCGGACGGCGTCGTCGAGACCGTCGACCACCGAGGCGGCGCACACCGTCCCGCGTTTTCGAAGGATTCCGACCGCAACGAGCGCGTCGACGTCGACTGCGGGCGCTACGAGGCGAGCCTCATTGCGGGCGCGTTCGCCCGGCGAATCCACCCGTACGTCGAGCCGGGCGAGCCGCTTCGTCGGGGCGAGCGCGTCGGCCACGTCTCGTTCGGCTCGCGTGCGGACGTGTTGCTTCCGCCGGACGTCGATCGCGAGGACATCCGGGTTCGAACGGGGGATCGGGTTCGCGCCGGCGAGACCGTGATCGCACCGGAGCCGGCGTCGGTGCCTTTATAA
- a CDS encoding AAA family ATPase: MDGPLWTERHAPTLEELPQSEAREKLLRAVDEPMNLIVQGPRGVGKTAAVRALARRTHEDPDADLIEINVADFFSRSKKEIREDPRFASFLAGRSRMAKRDMINHVLKESAGYAPVSGSFKTVSLDNAEEIREDFQQALRRVMEKHHRTTQFVITTRQPTKLIPPIRSRCFPVRLRAPTAEETMAVLARICEAEEVPYDDDGLEFVASAAGGNLRRAVLSAQATAVGQEEVTMTAAYETLGEVGDDEAIRGALSAAKEGDLSTARSELDDLLDEGYGGQELLRELLGVARAGSNYSGRELARLHRLAGDADRDLAAGTDDLVHLTHLLAAWGQGRETLDPPPIGNGEG; the protein is encoded by the coding sequence ATGGACGGCCCGCTGTGGACCGAACGGCACGCGCCGACGCTCGAGGAACTCCCCCAGAGTGAGGCCCGCGAGAAGCTCCTTCGAGCGGTCGACGAGCCGATGAACCTGATCGTCCAGGGACCACGCGGGGTCGGGAAGACGGCAGCGGTGCGGGCGCTGGCTCGGCGCACACACGAGGACCCGGACGCCGACCTGATCGAGATCAACGTCGCGGACTTCTTCTCCCGGAGCAAAAAAGAGATCCGCGAGGACCCGCGGTTCGCCTCCTTCCTCGCGGGGCGGTCCCGGATGGCGAAACGGGACATGATAAACCACGTGCTCAAGGAGTCGGCGGGCTACGCGCCGGTGTCGGGGTCGTTCAAGACGGTCTCGCTGGACAACGCAGAAGAGATCCGCGAAGACTTCCAGCAGGCGCTTCGCCGGGTGATGGAAAAGCACCACCGAACGACACAGTTCGTCATCACCACCCGCCAGCCCACGAAGCTGATCCCGCCGATCCGGTCGCGGTGTTTCCCGGTCCGACTTCGGGCGCCGACGGCCGAGGAGACGATGGCGGTGCTCGCCCGGATCTGCGAGGCCGAGGAGGTGCCGTACGACGACGACGGCCTGGAGTTCGTCGCGAGCGCCGCCGGCGGGAACCTCCGGCGGGCGGTGTTGAGCGCACAGGCGACCGCCGTGGGACAGGAGGAAGTGACGATGACCGCCGCCTACGAGACGCTCGGGGAGGTCGGCGACGACGAGGCGATCCGGGGGGCGCTGTCTGCCGCGAAGGAGGGAGACCTCTCGACCGCCAGATCCGAACTCGACGACCTGCTCGATGAAGGCTACGGCGGGCAGGAACTGCTCCGGGAACTGTTGGGCGTCGCCAGGGCGGGGTCGAACTACAGCGGCAGGGAACTGGCCCGACTCCACCGACTCGCCGGCGACGCGGACCGCGACCTCGCCGCGGGGACCGACGACCTGGTGCATCTCACCCACCTGCTCGCGGCGTGGGGGCAGGGCCGGGAGACGCTGGATCCGCCGCCGATCGGCAACGGCGAGGGGTGA
- a CDS encoding ABC transporter substrate-binding protein — MTRETETEDERHVSRRRYIALTGAVGVAGVAGCAGDDPEEDLDLDENGEDEDDDEDDAETEPEPAEEGDLEIVHWWTAGGEEEAYNALLDGFREQHPDVEIVDNPAPGGAGSAIDAVIQNRVLDGNPPSTFQIWPGQALTPYTDADLLEDIGDTVWSDEMRDAYLDDIVDLSRPDGDLVAVPINIHRMNNLFYNVDVIEDAGVDPAAIEDPDELLDVLGTVADETGVAALAHQTQSPWSSLQLWEDVFLGQHGVDAYTSFVDGDVDALEDEIRESLSLLADYADYYPEDAGSISWDQGNSQLIAGDAAFIHQGDWAAGQYRAEDGFEFGDSWDMVPFPGTDGVYHSVIDSFVFPTNNPSPDATEQFLQYAGSVDAQERFNPIKGSIPPRTDVPTDDLGPFLTRQFEDFGESTAQPPTIAHGTAAPPAVHSELEEAFANFNENLDVDQAFDAISNAF; from the coding sequence ATGACACGAGAAACAGAGACCGAAGACGAGCGGCACGTTTCAAGACGGCGGTACATCGCGCTGACCGGGGCGGTCGGCGTCGCGGGCGTCGCCGGCTGTGCCGGGGACGATCCCGAGGAGGACCTCGACCTCGACGAGAACGGCGAGGACGAGGATGACGACGAGGACGACGCGGAAACGGAGCCGGAACCGGCAGAAGAGGGTGATCTGGAGATCGTCCACTGGTGGACTGCCGGCGGCGAGGAGGAGGCGTACAATGCGCTCTTGGACGGGTTCCGCGAGCAGCATCCCGACGTCGAGATCGTCGACAACCCCGCACCGGGCGGCGCGGGGTCGGCGATCGACGCGGTGATCCAGAACCGCGTCCTCGACGGCAACCCGCCGAGTACGTTCCAGATCTGGCCGGGACAGGCGCTTACGCCGTATACGGACGCCGACCTGCTCGAGGACATCGGGGACACCGTCTGGAGCGACGAGATGCGCGATGCGTACCTGGACGACATCGTCGACCTCTCGCGGCCTGACGGCGACCTGGTTGCGGTCCCGATCAACATCCATCGGATGAACAACCTGTTTTACAACGTCGACGTGATCGAGGACGCCGGCGTCGACCCGGCCGCCATCGAGGATCCGGACGAGCTCCTCGACGTCCTCGGGACGGTCGCCGACGAGACCGGCGTCGCCGCGCTGGCTCACCAGACGCAGTCGCCGTGGTCGTCGCTGCAGCTGTGGGAGGATGTTTTCCTGGGACAACACGGCGTCGACGCGTACACCTCGTTCGTCGACGGCGACGTCGACGCGCTCGAAGACGAGATCCGGGAGTCGCTGTCGCTTTTGGCCGACTACGCCGATTACTACCCCGAGGACGCCGGCTCTATCTCCTGGGACCAGGGGAACAGTCAGCTCATCGCCGGCGACGCGGCGTTCATCCACCAGGGTGACTGGGCGGCCGGACAGTACCGCGCAGAGGACGGCTTCGAGTTCGGCGACAGCTGGGATATGGTGCCGTTCCCGGGGACGGATGGCGTGTACCACTCCGTAATCGACTCGTTCGTCTTCCCGACGAACAACCCCTCGCCCGACGCGACCGAGCAGTTCCTCCAGTACGCCGGCAGCGTCGACGCCCAGGAGCGATTCAATCCGATCAAGGGGTCGATCCCGCCGCGCACCGACGTGCCGACGGACGATCTCGGACCGTTCCTCACCAGGCAGTTCGAGGACTTCGGCGAGTCGACGGCCCAGCCGCCGACGATCGCCCACGGGACGGCGGCTCCGCCGGCGGTTCACTCCGAACTCGAGGAGGCGTTCGCCAACTTCAACGAGAACCTCGACGTCGATCAGGCGTTCGACGCGATCAGCAACGCCTTCTGA
- a CDS encoding sugar ABC transporter permease, translating into MVGRVLRRAGAGDDDVAGESTAENVAESDDSVAASDRCLRTDGGVEPAHGAGTPETSLIDRLRRSEFVESLPFWGPPGLLVLIFVYGAVAWNFVISLTGWEGLRQPTYDEFTLEMYRTLLTDASFIAAFRNTLVLLVVFTVLSLALGLVLAILVDRDIRFENTFRTIYLLPMSLSFVVTAIFWSWLYNPRIGLINEALRAVHLDFLAQAWLADPRFKLAAIIFALMWQFSGYCMVVYLAGLRAIPTDQYEAARIDGASTIRLYWRVIVPQLRASTMSAAVVLMVFALKAFDFLFVLFGVNPGRSADILAVMMYRVAFDRLQWAYGAAVAMVLFVMALGVIGPYLYLQYRRGEL; encoded by the coding sequence ATGGTGGGGCGGGTTTTGCGCCGGGCCGGCGCGGGAGATGACGACGTAGCGGGGGAGAGCACAGCGGAGAACGTCGCCGAAAGCGACGATAGCGTCGCCGCCAGCGACCGCTGTCTCCGGACCGACGGCGGCGTCGAACCGGCACACGGCGCCGGGACACCGGAGACGAGCCTCATCGATCGACTTCGCCGGAGCGAGTTCGTCGAGTCGCTTCCGTTTTGGGGCCCGCCGGGGCTGCTCGTGTTGATCTTCGTGTACGGCGCGGTGGCGTGGAACTTCGTCATCTCGCTGACGGGGTGGGAGGGACTCAGACAGCCGACGTACGACGAGTTCACCCTCGAGATGTATCGGACCCTGCTCACGGACGCGTCCTTTATCGCCGCGTTCCGGAACACGCTCGTGTTGCTCGTCGTGTTCACGGTGTTGTCGCTCGCGCTCGGCCTGGTGCTTGCGATCCTCGTGGATCGAGACATCCGGTTTGAAAACACCTTCAGGACGATCTACCTGCTCCCGATGAGCCTGTCGTTCGTGGTCACGGCGATCTTCTGGTCGTGGCTGTACAACCCGCGGATCGGGCTGATAAACGAGGCGTTGCGGGCGGTGCATCTCGACTTCCTCGCGCAGGCGTGGCTCGCGGATCCGCGATTCAAGCTCGCGGCGATCATCTTCGCGTTGATGTGGCAGTTCTCGGGCTACTGCATGGTGGTGTATCTCGCCGGCCTGCGCGCGATCCCGACCGACCAGTACGAGGCCGCCCGGATCGACGGTGCCAGCACGATCAGACTCTACTGGCGGGTGATCGTTCCGCAACTGCGGGCCTCGACGATGTCGGCAGCGGTTGTGCTGATGGTGTTCGCGCTCAAGGCGTTCGACTTCCTGTTCGTCCTGTTCGGGGTCAACCCCGGCCGTTCGGCGGACATCCTCGCGGTCATGATGTATCGGGTCGCGTTCGACCGACTCCAGTGGGCCTACGGTGCGGCGGTCGCGATGGTCCTGTTTGTGATGGCGCTGGGCGTCATCGGACCGTACCTCTACCTCCAGTACAGGCGGGGTGAACTATGA
- a CDS encoding carbohydrate ABC transporter permease, whose product MSEDRSDDSFFGGLGAIDRSRIGLYAVLLAMVAFYLAPLESGLVTAFKTQTGFTQTTPFAPPPPGEFTTAAWQVAFDRLREGLVNSLLMAVPATVLSALLGSLAAYGLTNLSWRGQLGVLVLFVSGVFLPYQSVLVPLTQFWSFVDLAGRIPLAVVDDYDGLIHLSITHAAYGVPICTVLFRSYYATIDDEMLEAARLDGASAATIYRRIILPLSVPIFAVTLIYQFTQIWNDLLFALVLISDPGNNVVTVALNQLQGSFVQQYNLQMAGAFIAALPTLVVYVLFGEQFAKGVAGET is encoded by the coding sequence ATGAGCGAGGACCGTTCTGACGACAGCTTCTTCGGTGGACTCGGTGCGATCGACCGGAGCCGGATCGGCCTGTACGCGGTGTTGCTCGCGATGGTGGCGTTCTACCTCGCGCCACTGGAGTCCGGACTGGTGACGGCCTTCAAGACTCAGACGGGTTTCACGCAGACGACCCCGTTCGCGCCGCCGCCGCCCGGGGAGTTTACGACCGCCGCCTGGCAGGTGGCGTTCGACCGGCTGCGCGAGGGGCTCGTAAACAGCCTGCTGATGGCGGTGCCGGCGACGGTACTGTCTGCGCTTCTGGGCTCGCTTGCGGCGTACGGCCTCACCAACCTGAGCTGGCGGGGACAGCTCGGCGTACTGGTGCTGTTCGTTTCGGGGGTGTTCCTGCCGTACCAGTCGGTGCTGGTGCCGCTGACGCAGTTCTGGTCGTTCGTCGACCTCGCCGGTCGGATCCCGCTTGCGGTCGTCGACGACTACGATGGACTCATCCACCTGAGCATTACCCACGCTGCATACGGCGTGCCGATCTGTACGGTCCTGTTCCGGTCGTACTACGCGACGATCGACGACGAGATGCTGGAGGCGGCCCGGCTGGACGGCGCCTCCGCCGCGACGATCTACCGTCGGATCATTCTCCCGCTTTCGGTGCCGATCTTTGCGGTCACGCTGATCTATCAGTTCACGCAGATCTGGAACGACCTGCTGTTCGCGCTGGTGCTGATCTCGGATCCGGGCAACAATGTCGTGACGGTCGCGCTCAACCAGCTCCAGGGGTCGTTCGTCCAGCAGTACAACCTCCAGATGGCGGGGGCGTTTATCGCGGCACTGCCGACGCTCGTAGTGTACGTCCTCTTCGGCGAACAGTTCGCGAAAGGCGTTGCGGGGGAGACATAA
- the ugpC gene encoding sn-glycerol-3-phosphate ABC transporter ATP-binding protein UgpC, translating into MAQLELDAVTKVFGDGDESVVAVEDVSVDIADGEFLVLVGPSGCGKSTTLRMVAGLETVTDGEIRLDGRRINERPPAERDIAMVFQSYALYPHMTVRGNMRFGLEESTDLSDEEMDRRVEETAELLDIPELLDRKPGALSGGQQQRVALGRAIVRDPAVFLMDEPLSNLDAKLRSQMRTELQQLQADLGTTTVYVTHDQTEAMTMGDRIAILDSGRLQQVATPLEAYHRPANRFVAGFIGEPSMNFLETTVESGTLAVGKLRYPLSGEAADAVVDGQAITLGIRPEDIRIGPGIDAAVDGEAGDPSDGELETPTGVEPDRCFRGTVDVVEPMGNENSVHLSLADGPELTATIEGLRRIEAGSAVSIGIPLNAIHLFDAESGEAVHNRSLEDADMDAPRL; encoded by the coding sequence ATGGCACAACTCGAACTGGATGCGGTGACGAAGGTGTTCGGCGACGGCGACGAATCCGTCGTCGCCGTCGAAGACGTATCGGTCGACATCGCGGACGGGGAGTTCCTCGTCCTCGTTGGGCCGTCCGGCTGCGGGAAATCGACCACGCTCCGGATGGTCGCCGGGCTCGAGACGGTGACTGACGGCGAGATCCGGCTCGACGGGAGACGGATCAACGAGCGTCCTCCCGCAGAACGCGACATCGCGATGGTGTTCCAGTCGTACGCGCTGTACCCCCACATGACCGTTCGGGGGAACATGCGGTTCGGCCTTGAGGAGTCGACGGATCTCTCCGACGAGGAGATGGATCGGCGCGTCGAAGAGACCGCCGAACTGCTCGACATCCCGGAGCTGCTCGACCGCAAGCCGGGCGCTCTGTCGGGGGGACAGCAGCAACGCGTCGCGCTCGGGCGGGCGATCGTCCGCGACCCGGCGGTGTTTTTGATGGACGAGCCGCTGTCGAACCTCGACGCCAAGCTCCGCTCCCAGATGCGCACGGAGCTCCAGCAGCTCCAGGCTGATCTGGGAACGACGACGGTGTACGTCACCCACGACCAGACGGAGGCGATGACGATGGGCGACCGGATCGCGATCCTCGATTCGGGTCGGCTCCAGCAGGTGGCAACGCCACTGGAGGCGTACCACCGGCCGGCGAACCGGTTCGTCGCCGGCTTCATCGGCGAGCCGTCGATGAACTTCCTCGAGACGACTGTGGAGTCGGGGACGCTCGCCGTCGGGAAACTGCGATATCCGCTGTCGGGCGAGGCGGCTGACGCGGTCGTCGATGGACAGGCGATTACGCTCGGTATCCGACCCGAGGACATCCGCATCGGCCCCGGAATCGATGCTGCCGTCGACGGGGAGGCCGGCGATCCATCCGACGGCGAACTGGAGACGCCGACCGGCGTCGAGCCCGACCGGTGCTTCCGCGGCACCGTCGACGTCGTCGAACCGATGGGTAACGAAAACAGCGTCCACCTTTCGCTTGCGGACGGCCCCGAACTCACGGCTACGATCGAGGGACTCCGACGCATCGAGGCGGGATCGGCGGTTTCGATCGGGATCCCGCTGAACGCGATCCACCTCTTCGACGCCGAGTCCGGCGAGGCGGTTCACAATCGGTCGCTCGAGGACGCCGACATGGACGCCCCGAGGCTGTAG
- a CDS encoding DUF4013 domain-containing protein codes for MRTALAYPFRGDGRFDAVAVGGGLHLLAVWLPVVPFLAVAGYLLRVLEETAEAPRLRDAGRPGWRPVGPLLRDGVVAAGICLAYLAVPVALLVVTLGGPLEQVDPTGSADGLLFLVGSTVVLLVSLAAVYPLPAALAAYARRRRIRAAFDRRLLGTATRDGGYLFAVVVAATGLAIAAAAYAPLNAVALGFFVAFVIEVAAAALVGSAAGSAWERAGWGERAE; via the coding sequence ATGCGAACCGCGCTCGCGTATCCGTTTCGGGGGGACGGTCGGTTCGACGCCGTCGCCGTCGGCGGCGGCCTCCACCTGCTTGCGGTCTGGCTACCGGTGGTTCCGTTCCTCGCGGTGGCCGGATACCTCCTCCGCGTACTCGAGGAGACGGCCGAGGCGCCCCGACTCCGGGACGCAGGTCGCCCCGGCTGGCGGCCCGTCGGTCCGCTGCTTCGGGACGGTGTGGTCGCCGCAGGGATCTGTCTGGCGTATCTGGCCGTGCCCGTCGCGTTGCTGGTCGTCACGCTCGGCGGTCCGCTCGAACAGGTCGATCCGACGGGGAGCGCCGACGGGCTCTTGTTCCTGGTCGGCTCGACGGTCGTGTTGCTGGTCTCCCTCGCGGCCGTCTATCCGCTTCCGGCGGCGCTCGCTGCGTACGCCCGTCGCCGTCGGATCCGCGCGGCGTTCGACCGGCGGCTGCTCGGGACCGCCACGCGGGACGGGGGATACCTGTTTGCCGTTGTCGTCGCGGCGACCGGGCTCGCTATCGCGGCGGCGGCGTACGCCCCCCTGAACGCGGTCGCGCTCGGCTTCTTTGTCGCGTTCGTCATCGAGGTCGCCGCCGCTGCACTGGTGGGTTCGGCTGCCGGCTCCGCGTGGGAACGGGCCGGGTGGGGAGAACGAGCGGAGTAG
- the rnz gene encoding ribonuclease Z codes for MSFRVTFLGTGGAVPTTERAPSALVVNREGDRLLFDCGEGTQRQMMRFGTGFSVSHVFLTHLHGDHVLGLPGLVQTWDFNDRTEPLSIHCPPNTRTHVKSLLRAGGHDPDFPIRINEVSPGNVAFRAEEYEVRVFRTNHRTRAQGYALIEDDRPGKFNREKAEEELGIPPGPAYGRLHEGEAVELDDGRVIHPEQVVGVPRPGRRFVYTGDTRPVDETVEIAENADLLVHDATFASEYADRARETAHSTAREAARIADRAGAKRLALVHISSRYAGDPSPIEREAQSIFGDAFVPDDGTRIEIPYPDA; via the coding sequence ATGTCTTTCCGCGTGACGTTTCTCGGCACTGGCGGGGCCGTTCCGACGACCGAGCGGGCCCCCAGCGCCCTCGTGGTCAACCGCGAGGGCGATCGGCTGCTGTTCGACTGCGGCGAGGGGACCCAGCGGCAGATGATGCGGTTCGGGACCGGTTTTTCAGTCTCGCACGTGTTTCTCACTCACCTCCACGGCGATCACGTTCTGGGGCTTCCCGGACTGGTCCAGACGTGGGACTTCAACGACCGGACGGAGCCGCTTTCGATCCACTGCCCGCCGAACACCCGGACTCACGTGAAGTCGCTGCTCCGGGCCGGCGGTCACGATCCCGACTTCCCGATCCGGATCAACGAAGTCTCCCCGGGAAACGTCGCGTTCCGGGCGGAAGAGTACGAGGTTCGCGTGTTCCGGACGAACCACCGCACCAGAGCACAGGGGTACGCGCTGATCGAGGACGATCGGCCGGGAAAGTTCAACCGGGAGAAGGCCGAAGAGGAGCTGGGAATCCCGCCCGGCCCGGCGTACGGCCGACTCCACGAAGGGGAAGCCGTCGAACTCGACGACGGGCGCGTCATCCACCCGGAACAGGTTGTCGGCGTGCCGCGCCCGGGCCGGCGGTTCGTCTACACCGGCGACACGCGACCCGTCGACGAGACCGTCGAGATCGCCGAAAACGCCGACCTGCTGGTACACGACGCGACGTTTGCGTCGGAGTACGCCGATCGCGCACGCGAGACGGCCCACTCGACGGCCAGAGAGGCCGCCCGGATCGCCGACCGGGCGGGTGCAAAGCGACTCGCACTCGTGCACATCTCCTCGCGGTACGCGGGCGACCCCTCCCCGATCGAACGGGAGGCACAGTCGATCTTCGGCGACGCGTTCGTCCCGGACGACGGAACGCGGATCGAGATCCCGTATCCCGACGCGTGA
- the nucS gene encoding endonuclease NucS, whose protein sequence is MSVTTLHEPAHREALWELSAALDRDDVVTVFGRCTVEYDGRAESSLGAGDRLLILKPDGSALVHTATKRTPVNWQPPGSEHYAAVRDGRLRVRSERTNPDERLDVRFEAVHQLSAMAVTGGDDLEVAGSEADLKEAILANPSLIEPGFEPKATERESSAGPMDVFGVDSEGRPVVVELKRRRVGPAAAGQLGRYVDALERELGVDGSVGDAADGTGRGDCDESRVRGILVSPSITDRAAELLAERGFEHVALDPTGVDVDVTDTGVDDTGVTDTGLTDG, encoded by the coding sequence GTGAGCGTGACGACCCTCCACGAGCCGGCCCACCGGGAGGCGCTGTGGGAGCTTTCGGCCGCCCTCGACCGGGACGACGTCGTGACCGTCTTCGGGCGGTGTACCGTCGAGTACGACGGCCGGGCGGAATCCAGCCTCGGCGCCGGCGATCGGCTGCTGATACTCAAGCCGGACGGATCGGCGCTCGTTCACACCGCGACCAAGCGCACGCCGGTGAACTGGCAGCCGCCGGGCAGCGAACACTACGCGGCGGTCCGGGACGGCCGTCTCCGGGTGCGCAGCGAGCGCACCAACCCCGACGAGCGGCTGGACGTCCGGTTCGAGGCGGTCCACCAGCTGTCGGCGATGGCGGTCACCGGCGGCGACGACCTCGAGGTGGCCGGCAGCGAGGCCGACCTCAAGGAGGCGATACTCGCGAACCCGTCGCTGATCGAGCCCGGGTTCGAGCCGAAAGCAACCGAGCGCGAGAGCAGTGCCGGCCCGATGGACGTGTTCGGCGTCGATAGTGAGGGGCGGCCGGTCGTCGTCGAGCTGAAGCGCCGGCGGGTCGGCCCCGCCGCCGCGGGCCAGCTCGGACGGTACGTCGACGCGCTCGAACGCGAACTCGGCGTCGACGGGTCCGTCGGCGACGCTGCCGACGGTACCGGCCGTGGCGACTGCGACGAATCCCGGGTGCGGGGGATCCTCGTTTCGCCCTCGATCACCGACCGCGCCGCCGAACTGCTCGCGGAGCGCGGCTTCGAACACGTCGCACTCGATCCGACTGGCGTCGACGTCGACGTGACCGACACCGGCGTGGACGACACCGGTGTGACCGACACCGGCCTGACCGACGGCTGA
- a CDS encoding 50S ribosomal protein L16, whose amino-acid sequence MSDKPASMYREISKPAYTRREYVTGIPGSKIAQHNMGNLQSDPDDYPVHISLRVEEEVQLRHGALEAARLSANRHLLQAIGQENYKMVLRKFPHHVIRENKQATGAGADRVSDGMRQSFGKPVGTAARIGADEPVFTAYCRVEDADTVKEAFRRAYNKISPPCRIVVEKGEKLLVA is encoded by the coding sequence ATGTCAGACAAACCCGCCTCCATGTACCGGGAGATCAGCAAACCGGCGTACACCCGTCGGGAGTACGTCACTGGCATCCCGGGATCGAAGATCGCACAGCACAACATGGGCAATCTGCAGTCGGATCCGGACGACTATCCGGTCCACATCAGCCTCCGGGTCGAAGAGGAGGTCCAGCTCCGCCACGGCGCCCTCGAGGCGGCCCGCCTGTCGGCCAACCGCCACCTGCTGCAGGCGATCGGCCAGGAGAACTACAAGATGGTGCTCCGGAAGTTCCCCCACCACGTGATCCGGGAGAACAAGCAGGCGACCGGCGCGGGCGCGGACCGCGTCTCCGACGGGATGCGCCAGTCGTTCGGCAAGCCCGTCGGCACCGCCGCCCGGATCGGCGCCGACGAGCCGGTGTTTACCGCCTACTGTCGCGTCGAGGACGCCGACACCGTAAAGGAGGCGTTCCGCCGCGCGTACAACAAGATCTCTCCGCCCTGCCGGATCGTCGTCGAGAAGGGCGAGAAGCTGCTTGTCGCCTGA
- a CDS encoding ATP-grasp domain-containing protein: MLRLAVATKRETFDRIGEPLGDRGIAVEHVPCESRVFDVSEGDSHRFEGFDVGFVYPSRLMEGGAVDALLSVPWVNGLRAVATSRNKAAVYTRLAGEGIPVPETRYVSNPVGESSVVDAAREIGFPLVVKPNSTTRGVGVTRVDDLDSLSGIVDYLDLVHDFDATGDRSYLLQEFLPAARDYRVMVVDGVAVGAVERRLPDAARRAGRWKHNVHRGGEAVGVDLPERGRTLAERTARTLGIEYLGVDLLRTDDRWLVNETNARPTVDDADKYEPGFYDRLAGLIRSLADE, encoded by the coding sequence ATGCTCCGGCTCGCAGTCGCCACGAAACGGGAGACGTTCGACCGGATCGGGGAGCCGCTCGGCGATCGCGGGATCGCCGTCGAGCACGTTCCCTGCGAGAGCCGCGTGTTCGACGTCTCCGAGGGTGATAGCCACCGCTTCGAGGGGTTCGATGTCGGTTTCGTTTATCCGTCGCGGCTGATGGAAGGGGGCGCAGTCGACGCGCTGCTTTCGGTTCCGTGGGTGAACGGACTCCGGGCGGTGGCCACCTCGCGAAACAAGGCCGCGGTGTACACTCGACTGGCGGGCGAGGGGATCCCGGTTCCGGAGACCCGATACGTCTCGAACCCGGTCGGGGAGTCGTCGGTCGTCGACGCCGCCCGCGAGATCGGGTTTCCGCTGGTGGTCAAGCCGAACTCGACGACCAGGGGCGTGGGCGTCACCCGGGTCGATGACCTCGACTCGCTGTCCGGCATCGTCGACTATCTGGATCTCGTCCACGACTTCGATGCGACCGGGGACCGTTCGTATCTGCTCCAGGAATTCCTCCCCGCCGCGCGCGACTACCGGGTGATGGTCGTCGACGGCGTCGCGGTCGGCGCAGTAGAACGGCGGCTCCCCGACGCGGCCCGCAGGGCGGGGAGATGGAAACACAACGTCCACCGCGGCGGCGAGGCGGTCGGGGTCGACCTCCCGGAGCGGGGGCGGACGCTCGCGGAACGGACGGCCCGAACGCTCGGGATCGAGTACCTCGGCGTCGACCTCCTCCGGACGGACGACCGGTGGCTCGTAAACGAGACGAACGCACGTCCGACCGTCGACGACGCCGACAAGTACGAGCCGGGTTTTTACGACCGACTCGCGGGGCTGATCCGGAGCCTCGCCGACGAGTAG